The window GACAGGACAAATTGGATTTTATAGGAGCAATATGTAAAATATGCACTATGATTGTTTATTAAATGGCTCTAATGTTTCAACAGACATtgattaaataaacatttttattggaaaTTCTTCTAACATGGTTCTCCTTGGGTAAAATGAGAttatggtatatatatatatatatatatatatatatatatatatatatatatatatatatatatatatatatatatatatatatatatatatatatatatatatatatatatatatatatatatatatatatagttgtaCTACAAATACATGTCTtcacatgtacatatactacAATTATCCATGTACTTTGGTTAATTAGTGTACTTGTATGTACTTTTATTACTAGTATATGTGTACTTGCATGTGTACTTTTACtacatgtatgtgtacttgCAAGTGTACTTTTATCACAAGTATACTTGTATTTGCATTACAAGTATACAATACTTGTGTGAACTTGTATTACATAATATTcaactttgtttttgtattttttttgtatttgtgtgtggaCTTGTATTACAAATgtatgtgtacttgtgtgtacttgtattaCAAGTACACTTGTACTTGCATTACGAGTATATATGTACTTGTATTACAAGTATGTGTACTTTGCGTGAATTTGTACTATGTGTACTTTGCGTGAATTTGTACTACTATATCTACTTTGCGTGAATTTGTACTACTATATGTGTACTTTGCGTGAATTTGTACTACAAGGATACCCAAGTTATCCACCCAGTTTCTCCAGAAATTATATTTCCTCATTTatgaattgaaatgcaaaatataatagTACATCTTAATTTTCTGTCATCCCAAATAAGTTGACCTACCATGTTTGGCCAGTAGTTTACATATTGGTCCAGTCACTAAACTTGTGTTTAAAACAACCACATAGTTGAAGCATTTAGCAATGctataaaatgtgtttgaaagtCTCAAGTGGTAAATTCAGATTGTGCCAAAATATGACAGTAAATAAACCTAATGATGGTATGATTTAGTCATTGTTTTTGCTTCAAAGAGTAGCAATAAtaagcaatgattttttttatatgttggaGGGCCACTCAATAACTGGAATGTGCCATATatggacacatttttaaaaaaatgctagttATGTGAAACATGGTTCTGTCTAGCAGTAATTATCCTGTAAATAGTTCATAGTATTTTCTTATGACATTAGCAATGGTTTATGTGAATTTTAAAGAAACGCTTAGCAGGTTAATGTTGACTTAATGTAGTTTCCTGAAAGTTAACTAAACACTATCGCCttataaaacaggaaaaaatgaacagacaaaaatgttacaaaacaaagcaaaaatgaaaaacctttAATTAAGCAAGACagttacaggattttttttgttgttgtgggggAAAGGTGCCGATGACATGAAAAGTTTGTGGCACAAATCCCGCAAAAGAACATTTCTCTGGTGTCCTTTGGTCTCAGGAAATGAAACGCGTACAAAGAAGCGACATTGTGATAATTCTCCCCACCTCacctcacaattttttttaaagaaaaatcatttccAAAAGAACTGAAAAACATGttgctagctagctaactaaACAGGATAATTTGTTTGTGTGCGCAGATCAAGCCCTCTTTCATGCAGTTGGGGATTTTCCTCACCATGCAGGttactttattaaaaaaaacaaatagggtCTACAACTTCACTTCCCAACCCCCACAAAATTAACCCAATTAGATTCATTCATACTTCGGAAAGTGAAGAAATTCTACCTAAAAACCTGACAGGTGAATCTAAACAAGAGGGAGTGGCGATGATAGCATGAAGCTAACGTGGACGTGCTCAGTTTCCCCAGTCGTGTCCACGTTGGACAAACTCAAATGATACTATTTAACCTCCACCCTACTATTTCTTGACTGCCTGTTGATCCAATCCTGGGTGTATCACTGCACGGCCTGCTCGTTGACGGTGCTGCCCGAGTCCTGAGGCTTCATCACGTCGGGCAGTTCGGGGGGGCAGGAGAAGGATTCGACCTGCAGCTGCTCGAACATCTCGTCTTTTATTTGTAAAGGACAGAGAATTGATTGGTTATCCACAAACTGAATGATGCCACATCACGTCTACGAGGCTTGAAACGTACCGCCGATTCGGACGGCCAGACCGATGGTAGCCGGCGCCTGCGGTCTGGCGGTCTGGTTGGTGAAGCCGCTGTCCCCAAGAGTTTTACTGTCTTCTAGTAACTGGTCATCCTGTCAAGTCAAGAGATGAAAATGAGAGATCGTTCAACATATGCCACTATATCTTCCCTATGGACTATTTCATATCACGGTGTAATACAGTAGGAATTATTTGTTGGAAATTATACAATTATGACATTAAACTGACCTGTCAGAAATGTTAAGAGCCAAGTAGCTGTGATCTAAATCTAGCCAGtgtaaaataagtagcacaTAATGTAATATTTACTAATATTTGTAACTAGCGATTTCGATGTTGTAAATTAATTTGGCTTAATTAATATGAAATCAATGattttttagtcctttttctgtAATGTATGgattatgttttattattattattattgtattggtATTTCCAATTGTATTGTAACCATTACTCACATACGGTTAGGGGGAGGGGCAATTGGTTAAAATTTAGTGGCGATAGGGACATCTTGAGGTCCAATTTATTGCACTACTGTAGCATTTGGAATtaagttttaattaaattatctAATGCTAACAAGGGTTAATAGCGTTAACAGCTAGTCTTTTCAGTTAAAATTAATTGAACTTCTATTGTAAATAGATGAGTTAACATATttagaactttaaaaaaagggttctGTGTTTTAAGAACACCTTTAtaacaagtttttttattttcaaatatataaaaacatattttaaatcaaaataaccagtaaaaactgtctttttaattatctttttaattaacaatatcaatgttgttattttttgttaatatttttaagtatttatctttaaaatcttaaagaaataaacaaaagggggaaaaataaacgAAAAGttaattttataatatttttattttgctttaatTAAAACAGTCATAACaataggcaaaaaaaattgcattgacGTTTACTTTTGCTTTTGGAAACAATAATAttcaactttgtttttgtttttttggttccaATACACATTTACCTGGTAAACTGTTGTGCCTTAATGAAATAGCAAACCGTGATTTATTCATGAGCTGATGAGTCAACTGATAATCAGTGCTTAACTAGTCGCGAAATGTGTTGAAATTAAATCACTTTGTATAGCCGCTGGTCTTCGGGTGGTCTCTTTAGAATCCCCTGGACAATACGCTTGAGTTCATACACTGTGGTGGACTCCTTGGCATCTGTGAAGATGGTGGTCTTGTTACGCCGGATCATTAAGAACACATCCTGGAATGATGACAAATCATAATCAAAAGGTTACAACATGGGCAAAATGATGGCTATACTAAAACACAATTATATCATTATAAATTAGTGACGTAATACTATCAAACCAATGATGTGATAAATCACCACAAAACACTAACTTATGGCgtagaaacaaaacaatgaaaaataaattaggtGGTGAACACACTGATACATTGCGAAAGAATCAGCCAATATaggacaataaaaaaatattaataacgtTCCAAAAGCGTCAATAAAGTCCCAGACCACATAAATTGGACGCCTATTTCCGTCAAAATACAATCGATTGTGTCAAATTTAGACGTCAAGTAGGAAATTCATCCTACTTCCGGGAAGCTTTATAGTGACAGGGAGTTCcgagtttattttaaaatatatttagttaTATTCATAGACCAAATATATGAGAAAGACAGGcaacttatttttctt is drawn from Stigmatopora nigra isolate UIUO_SnigA chromosome 18, RoL_Snig_1.1, whole genome shotgun sequence and contains these coding sequences:
- the LOC144211842 gene encoding elongin-B-like encodes the protein MRSGSWVSAARPGWRIWLASLSLKMDVFLMIRRNKTTIFTDAKESTTVYELKRIVQGILKRPPEDQRLYKDDQLLEDSKTLGDSGFTNQTARPQAPATIGLAVRIGDEMFEQLQVESFSCPPELPDVMKPQDSGSTVNEQAVQ